One stretch of Gammaproteobacteria bacterium DNA includes these proteins:
- the ligA gene encoding DNA ligase translates to MSDTQTTVRTRVHELRTLIEHHNYRYYVLDHPEISDAEYDRLMEELHALERQYPELITKDSPTQRVGAVLLAAPGQIQHVPPMLSLDKASGEEELCDFDRSVRKELGIVQRLEYAAEPKLDGLAVSLRYENGTLIHSATRGDGHVGEDITHNARAITAIPLRLRGNNWPMVLEVRGEVYMPRAGFEAFNRRAREHGERIFVNPRNAAAGSLRQLDPRSTDRPPLTMACYGVGRVEGMQLPMRHDVVMALLFEWGLRISPNLTIVSGVEGCLAYYREMLGRRADLGYDIDGVVFKVNDLALQQRLGSVSRAPRWAVAYKFPAPEEMTIVEKIEIQVGRTGALTPVARLRPVFLDGVTVSNATLHNEDELRRKDVRMGDTVIVRRAGDVIPEIVTVIQERRPPETVPFVFPTHCPICGALVSCVEGEAIVRCSGGLFCPAQRIAVLRHFASRRALDIVGLGDKLIEQLVEKEMARTVADLYHLTTAQLTDLERMGEKSARNLVEALTRSKATTLPRFLYALGIREVGETTAQALARHFGDLAAIMAADLETLQRVPDVGPVVAREVVTFFQQAHNREVVNLLRAAGVTWPPMKQQKITSTLAGKTFVLTGTLATMTRNEASARLRALGAKVANSVSSKTDYVVVGTAAGAKLDKARALDIPLVTEEELTTLFEKQVI, encoded by the coding sequence ATGTCCGATACCCAGACCACTGTTCGTACGCGCGTGCATGAATTACGCACCCTGATTGAACATCATAATTATCGTTATTACGTTCTCGACCATCCCGAGATTTCCGATGCCGAGTACGACCGCCTGATGGAAGAATTACATGCCCTGGAACGGCAATATCCCGAATTGATAACCAAAGATTCGCCCACGCAACGGGTCGGAGCAGTGCTGCTGGCAGCACCAGGTCAGATCCAACACGTTCCGCCCATGCTGTCCCTGGATAAGGCGTCCGGCGAGGAGGAGTTGTGTGATTTCGACCGCAGCGTGCGGAAGGAACTGGGCATCGTTCAACGTCTTGAGTACGCAGCAGAACCCAAGCTGGATGGATTGGCGGTGAGTCTCCGTTACGAAAACGGGACGCTTATCCATAGCGCTACCCGTGGAGATGGTCATGTGGGCGAGGACATTACCCACAATGCCCGCGCCATCACCGCAATCCCGTTACGATTGCGTGGCAATAACTGGCCCATGGTGCTAGAAGTGCGGGGTGAAGTCTATATGCCGCGTGCCGGGTTCGAGGCATTTAATCGTCGTGCCCGCGAACACGGCGAAAGAATTTTCGTCAACCCTCGCAACGCCGCCGCCGGTAGCCTGCGCCAGCTTGATCCACGCAGCACTGACCGTCCACCACTCACCATGGCCTGTTACGGCGTCGGTCGAGTAGAAGGTATGCAGTTACCCATGCGCCACGACGTCGTAATGGCGCTCTTGTTTGAATGGGGACTGCGGATATCGCCAAATCTTACGATTGTCTCCGGGGTAGAGGGTTGTTTGGCCTATTATCGAGAAATGCTCGGACGACGGGCAGATCTGGGTTATGACATTGATGGCGTGGTCTTCAAGGTCAATGACCTAGCGCTACAACAGCGCCTGGGGTCCGTGAGTCGCGCCCCGCGCTGGGCGGTGGCCTACAAGTTCCCCGCACCGGAAGAAATGACCATCGTGGAAAAAATCGAAATTCAGGTCGGTCGTACCGGTGCTTTAACGCCGGTGGCGCGACTCCGCCCGGTATTCTTGGACGGCGTGACGGTTAGCAACGCAACCCTACACAACGAGGATGAACTGCGTCGCAAGGATGTACGGATGGGTGATACGGTCATTGTGCGGCGTGCGGGAGACGTGATCCCAGAAATAGTCACTGTAATTCAAGAACGCCGACCACCGGAGACTGTCCCTTTCGTTTTTCCGACCCACTGCCCAATATGCGGCGCGCTGGTGTCATGCGTGGAAGGCGAAGCCATCGTGCGATGCAGTGGAGGATTGTTTTGTCCCGCGCAGCGGATTGCAGTGCTGCGTCATTTCGCGTCGCGGCGCGCTCTGGATATTGTAGGGCTGGGAGACAAACTCATTGAGCAATTGGTGGAAAAGGAAATGGCGCGGACCGTGGCCGACCTCTACCACTTGACTACCGCACAACTCACCGACCTAGAGCGTATGGGCGAAAAATCAGCCAGAAACCTGGTGGAAGCGCTAACGCGAAGCAAGGCCACGACCTTGCCTCGCTTTCTGTACGCTCTTGGAATCCGCGAAGTGGGAGAAACAACCGCTCAAGCCTTGGCGCGCCATTTCGGAGATTTAGCGGCGATCATGGCGGCAGACCTGGAAACCCTGCAACGCGTGCCCGACGTAGGGCCGGTCGTCGCACGCGAGGTGGTCACTTTTTTCCAGCAGGCGCATAACCGCGAGGTTGTGAATCTCTTGCGCGCAGCCGGTGTAACCTGGCCACCGATGAAACAACAAAAAATTACCTCAACGCTTGCGGGTAAAACCTTCGTGCTTACTGGAACCCTCGCCACAATGACGCGGAATGAAGCCTCTGCGCGCTTGCGAGCGTTAGGGGCAAAGGTGGCCAATAGCGTTTCGAGTAAGACCGACTACGTGGTAGTGGGGACTGCTGCGGGTGCCAAACTGGACAAGGCGCGCGCGTTGGATATCCCGCTAGTGACAGAGGAAGAGCTGACGACGCTGTTCGAGAAGCAGGTTATTTAA